Proteins co-encoded in one Chitinivibrionales bacterium genomic window:
- a CDS encoding peptidylprolyl isomerase encodes MSKAKEGDTVKVQYTGKLEDGTVFDQNNEDNLLEFTIGEHKIIPGFEQAVVDMEEGETKTVSVSSENAYGPYNSDAVIETTRSVLPENLEPELGQRLQAQDKNGNPFVVRITDMSDNTVTLDGNHPLAGKNLNFEISLKEVVGKE; translated from the coding sequence ATGTCGAAAGCAAAAGAAGGTGATACGGTAAAGGTCCAGTACACCGGCAAGCTTGAAGATGGTACTGTTTTTGATCAGAACAATGAGGACAACCTGCTTGAGTTTACAATTGGTGAACATAAAATAATTCCCGGGTTTGAACAGGCCGTTGTTGATATGGAAGAAGGGGAAACAAAGACTGTTTCAGTTTCTTCTGAAAATGCCTATGGCCCTTATAACAGCGATGCTGTTATCGAAACCACCCGGAGTGTATTACCTGAAAATCTCGAGCCCGAGCTAGGACAACGCCTGCAGGCTCAGGATAAAAACGGTAATCCCTTTGTTGTGAGAATCACCGATATGTCGGACAACACCGTCACTCTCGACGGCAACCATCCACTGGCAGGAAAAAATCTGAATTTCGAAATTTCGCTGAAAGAAGTTGTCGGAAAAGAATAA